In the genome of Sulfurimonas autotrophica DSM 16294, the window ATTGTTGCATTTGAAAGAAAAGACAAAAAACGTCAACAAGTTTCAATTATACCTGCTGCATAATTCTACAGTATAAAACCCCTTATTCCCATCCTCTTAAGATGGGAATATATTCCACAAAGAAAATTTCAAAATATTTAATAATTTACTTTATAATTAATAGTTTTTTCTTAAGTATTTAAAATGACACAGAGTCATAAAAAAAGGATTGCACAATGTTTACAGATAGTGTTGAATTAACAGTTAGTTCTGGAAAAGGCGGGCAAGGATGTGTAGCATTCCGTCGTGAAAAGTTTGTACTCAACGGTGGTCCAAACGGCGGTGACGGCGGAAAAGGCGGCGATGTCTGGTTCAAATGTGATAACAATACACACACACTTTCTCATTTCCAAAGACGTATGCATATAAAAGCAGAAAACGGGAAGCCCGGAGAGGGTTCAAACTGTACCGGAAAATCTGGCGCTAAAAAAGTTATTATTGTTCCACCGGGAACACAGATTATAGATCAAGAGAGCGGTGAAGTTCTTTTTGATATGCTTAAAGACGGACAGGAAGAAAAGTTTCTTCAAGGTGGAAAAGGCGGACTTGGTAATACGCACTTTAAGTCACCTACCAACCAAAGACCAACCTATGCACAACCTGGTGAAAAAGGTGAAACGAAAAATATAAAACTTGATTTGAAACTTATTGCAGATATCGGCTTGGTCGGTTTTCCAAATGTCGGAAAATCTACACTGATTTCTACTGTTTCAAATGCGAGACCGGAAATTGCAAATTATGAATTTACAACGCTTACCCCGAAACTCGGTCAAGTAAATATTGGGGATTATGAATCATTTGTTATGGCAGATATTCCTGGAATTATTGGTGGAGCACATGAAGGAAAAGGACTTGGAATTGAGTTTCTACGTCATATTGAAAGAACAAAGATATTGTTATTTATGATTGACTTGGCTTCATACAGAGACCTTAAAGAGCAGATAGAAACACTTAAAAATGAAGTGGCTTCATTTTCAGAAAAACTAGGCGCATCAAGATATGCTATAGCACTCACACGTACAGATATAGTGCCTCAAGAAGAGATTAGTGAAAAAGTAGCCGAATTTATATCTATGCTTGATCTTAACCCAAGTAAAGGCAGTGAATTTGATTTTGATAAAGATTTGCCGTATTTTATTCAAGAAAGTGAAGATGAGACACTTGGATATGAAATCGAAAAACCCTATTTTATTGTTCCTATATCTTCTGCTATCAGTAAAAATATAGAACCTTTAAAATATGCACTTTTTAACTTAGTACAGCAAACGAGACAGTAAGCATGCGTGTTGTAGTTAAAGTAGGCAGTGCTGTTTTAACGCAAGACGGGACTATAGCACTTAAGCGCATGCGTGCTCTTGTAGATTTTTTGGCTGAGTTGAAAAAAGAGCATGAAGTAATTTTAGTCTCTTCAGGCGCTGTTGCAGGCGGCTACACAAAACTAAAACTTGACAGAACGGTTATAGCAAACAAGCAGGCTCTCGCTGCAATCGGTCAGCCGGTGCTTTTGCATAAATATGCAAGAAAGTTTGCAAAATATGACACCCTTACGGCACAGGTTTTAGTTACTGCAGCTAATTTAAATTCTACGGATGATATAACACGTATCCGTGCAACGGTTGAGACATTGTTGCGAAATGATGTGCTCCCTATCGTCAATGAGAATGATGCAACGGCGACAGATGAACTTGAACTGGGTGATAATGATCAGCTCTCTGCATATATAACAAAAGATACAGAGTCCGATATGCTTATAATACTTTCTGATATAGATGCTTATTATAACAGTGACCCAAGGCAAAATCCCGATGCAAAAGCACTCAAAATCGTTAATAAAATTGATGAAAAAGAGCTGGCCAAAGAAGTCAGTCCAAACAATGTTTTTGCCACAGGCGGAATTGTGACAAAACTTAAAGCAGCGGACTATTTACTAAAAGCACATATAGATACGTTTCTTGCAAGCGGATTTGATTTGAGCGATGTAAGAAGTTTTATGCTTGAAGGTTCCCATAAGGGCGGCACACTCTTTACATGTAAAGGCTAATAATGCAAAATGTTATATTTATGGGTACACCAGATTATGCTCAAAAAATTCTTCAAAGACTCATAGATACAGGTGACATAAATGTTGTTGCAGTCTATACACAGCCGGACAAACCTGTCGGGCGAAAAAAAGTGCTCACGCCTCCTCCTGTAAAAACAACGGCACAAGAATATAACATTCCTGTTTATCAGCCGCAGAAACTCCGTGATGAAAAAACAGTAGAGAAACTTTTGACAATTCCCTGTGATTTTATAGTGGTAGCAGCCTATGGACAGATACTGCCACGTAAAGTTTTAGATCATGCGCCTTGCATAAACCTGCATGCTTCAATACTGCCGCAATACCGCGGAGCAAGTCCGATTCAGCAAACGCTGCTTCATGGTGATAAAATTACAGGCGTAACTGCAATGCTGATGGAAGAAGGGCTTGATACAGGAGATATTTTAAAAATTGAGACAATAGCTGTCGATGATGATATGATGGTCGAGGAGTTGTTTGAACAGCTCACAGAAATTGCAGCTGCTTTAACAATAGATGTATTGCATAATTTTAATGTATACACACCAAAAAAACAGAATGAAGCAGAGGCTACGCATTGTAAAAAAATTACAAAAGCAGACGGTGAAGTTAGTTTTGACAATGCACAGGAACTCTATAACAAATACCGCGCTTTTACACCATGGCCCGGTATTTATCTTTCAAGCGGACTCAAACTAAAAAAGATGAAGCTTGAAAGTGCCGACGAAGCGCATCAAGATGCAGGCAAAATTATTACTATTGATAAAGAGAGCATTGTCGTTACATGTAAGCAGGGCTCTTTGCGTATTTATAAAGTACAGCCCCAGTCAAAAAAAGAGATGGATGTGCTTTCATATATAAACGGTAAAAGAGTGACTCTTGAAGACACTTTACTTTAAGACACTTCAATCAACACAGCTTTATTTAAAAGAACAGCTTAAATCTAAAAAGTTGACACCTCCTGTAGCTGTAGTTGCAAATATTCAAACAGATGGAATCGGTAGCAGAGGAAATTTGTGGACTTCACAAAAAGGGAATCTTTTTTTATCATTTGCTCTTGATGTGAATGAATTGCCGCATGATTTAAAATTAGAGTCTGTTTCTATATATTTTTCTTATATTTTAAAAGAAATTTTGAATGAATATGGCTCAAAAGTTTTTTTAAAATGGCCAAATGATTTTTATATTGACAACA includes:
- the obgE gene encoding GTPase ObgE, coding for MFTDSVELTVSSGKGGQGCVAFRREKFVLNGGPNGGDGGKGGDVWFKCDNNTHTLSHFQRRMHIKAENGKPGEGSNCTGKSGAKKVIIVPPGTQIIDQESGEVLFDMLKDGQEEKFLQGGKGGLGNTHFKSPTNQRPTYAQPGEKGETKNIKLDLKLIADIGLVGFPNVGKSTLISTVSNARPEIANYEFTTLTPKLGQVNIGDYESFVMADIPGIIGGAHEGKGLGIEFLRHIERTKILLFMIDLASYRDLKEQIETLKNEVASFSEKLGASRYAIALTRTDIVPQEEISEKVAEFISMLDLNPSKGSEFDFDKDLPYFIQESEDETLGYEIEKPYFIVPISSAISKNIEPLKYALFNLVQQTRQ
- the proB gene encoding glutamate 5-kinase produces the protein MRVVVKVGSAVLTQDGTIALKRMRALVDFLAELKKEHEVILVSSGAVAGGYTKLKLDRTVIANKQALAAIGQPVLLHKYARKFAKYDTLTAQVLVTAANLNSTDDITRIRATVETLLRNDVLPIVNENDATATDELELGDNDQLSAYITKDTESDMLIILSDIDAYYNSDPRQNPDAKALKIVNKIDEKELAKEVSPNNVFATGGIVTKLKAADYLLKAHIDTFLASGFDLSDVRSFMLEGSHKGGTLFTCKG
- the fmt gene encoding methionyl-tRNA formyltransferase, with the protein product MQNVIFMGTPDYAQKILQRLIDTGDINVVAVYTQPDKPVGRKKVLTPPPVKTTAQEYNIPVYQPQKLRDEKTVEKLLTIPCDFIVVAAYGQILPRKVLDHAPCINLHASILPQYRGASPIQQTLLHGDKITGVTAMLMEEGLDTGDILKIETIAVDDDMMVEELFEQLTEIAAALTIDVLHNFNVYTPKKQNEAEATHCKKITKADGEVSFDNAQELYNKYRAFTPWPGIYLSSGLKLKKMKLESADEAHQDAGKIITIDKESIVVTCKQGSLRIYKVQPQSKKEMDVLSYINGKRVTLEDTLL